The window CCGCCGGGTCGCGGAGCGGTGCTGGGTAGTCGAGGGCGCGGCGCTCGTGGTCCGGTAGCCGCCAGGGCTGGTGGATTTCGGGCGTCTTCAGGTGGGCGAGCTCGGGCAGGTACCGGCGGATGTAGATGCCGTCCGGGTCGTACCGCTCGGCCTGGCGCAGCGGGTTCAGGACGCGGCCCGGGCGGGTGTCGGTGCCGGTGCCGGCGACCCACTGCCAGTTCAGGTTGTTGTTGGCGAGGTCTCCGTCGACCAGGTGCTCGAGGTAGTGCGCCGCGCCGGCGCGCCAGTCGAGGCCGAGGGTTTTCGTGAGGAGGCTCGCGGTGATCATCCGTGCCCGGTTCGGGAGCCAGCCCTCGGTGAGCAACTGGCGCATGCCGGCGTCGACGATCGGGATGCCGGTGTGGCCGGAGCGCCACGCGTCCAGCGCCTCCGGGTCGTCCCGCCAGTCGCGCGCACCGCCCCGGTCACGCCGGTAGTCGTCATGGGCCGCGTCCGGGCGGGCGGCCAGGAGCTGGTAGTAGAAGTCGCGCCAGGCGAGCTGCCGGACGAAGGCGCGGGCTCCGTCGCTCCGACCCGCCTGGGTCGCCAGCTCGCGCGCGGACAGGCATCCCAGGTGCAGGTACGGCGACAGCCTCGACGTGCCGTCCTCGGCCAGCAGGTCCCGGCGGTCGTCGTAGTGCTCGACGTCCCGTCCCAGCCACAGCTCGGCGCGCCGCCGGCCCGCGGACTCACCGCCGGCGAACCCGCTGGCGGACTCGCCGCCGGCAGACGCGCCGGCGGACCCGCCTTTGCCCGCCTGTCGCCCGTCGGCCCCGGCGGGCGGCACGTGTCCCGGGTCGACCTTCGGCAGCCGGATCCGCTCGGGCGGTGAGACGACACCTCGCCACGGCGCGTCCTCCCACCGCCGGTGGTACGCGCTGAACACCGCGAAATGGTCTCGGCCGACCGGGGTGACCCGGCCCGGGGCGACGACGACATGCACCTCGTCGTGGCTGCGCAGCTCGCGGCCACGCTCGGCGAGCGCGGTGCGCAGGGTGGTCTGGCGCCGCTGGGCGTACGCGGAGGCGTCGGCGGCGATGTGGACCCGGGCGGCGCCGACCTCGTCGGCGAGCCGGCACACCTGCTCGACCGGGTCGCCCTCCCGGACCACGAGACGCCCCCCGAGCCCTCGCAGGGAGCGGTCGAGATCGGCGAGGCATTCGACGAGGAACCGCTCGCGGTTGCCGGAGCCGAACAGGTCCCGGGGCGCTCCGGTGTCCCGCACGAACAGCGGCACGACGAACTCGGCCTCGTCGGTGGCGGCCGTGAGCATCGGGTTGTCGTGTACTCGGAGGTCACGGGTGAAGACCGCCAGCGTGGTCACCATGGCTTCCCCGCCGAGGCCGAAGGCCGCTCCGTCGATACCGAAAGCTGCTCTGCAGGTACCGACGGCTGCTCCGTCGACACCTGGGGCTGCTCCGCCGGCACCGGATGCTCCGCCAGGTCGACGATGCCACGCGCCATCCGGCCCAGCGCGGCGCCGTGGAGCGCAGCGAGCGCCTTCCAGCCCACGTGGCCCGCGAGACCATGAGGTTCGAAGATCGCACGTTGCCGGTAGACGGCGCCCTGGGCGCCCTGGGCTCCCTGGGCTCCCTCGGCGCCCTCGGCGTCCGGAACGGCGGAGAGCTCGAGCCAGGCGCGGCCCGGCAGCGGCAGTCGCGGGCGCAGCCGCAGCCGACGCGGCTGTTCCACGTCCTCGACCCGCCACCAGCCGAGGACCTCGCCGACACGCGGGCCGCGCGGGAGCTGCCGTCGCCCCCGTCCCCCTGCGCCCCCGACAAGCCGGTCGATCCACCCGCTGGGTGACCAGGCGAGGGGAAGGGGACGCCAGCCATACTCGCTGCTCACGGCCTCGATGGCCCGCCACAGCTGCCCGGCGTCCGCGGTCGTGGGCAGCTCGCGCACGTCCTGGTAGACGGTGCCGCCGGACCAGTCCGGATCCATGGGCAGCGGGTCCGAGGGAGGCTGGGGTTCCCCGACGGCGATCCCGGCCCGTGACCAGTTGGGCGGCACCGCCGCCTCCCGGATCCTGGCCAGCGCGAGCGCCACCGCCTGGTCGAAGTCGGTCAGGCCGCGGGCGGGATCGGGGACGTACGTGGCGAGGTCGCGGTCGTGGCAACGAACCTCGTGGATGAGCGACGAGATCAGCGGGACGGCGATGCTGTGGGGCACCGGCGTCACGAGGTTGACCCACTGGGCGGACAGCCACGGCGTAAGCAGCGGCACCGGGATCACGACCCGGCGGGGCAGGCCCGCGACCGCCGCGTATCGCTTCATCATCTCCCAGTAGGTCAGGACTTCGGGACCACCGATGTCAAAGCCACGGCTGACTTCCGCCGGCACCAGGTCGGCGGTGCGGGTGAGGTAGTACAGCACATCCTGGATGGCTATCGGCTGAACCCGAGTATGCACCCACCGTGGCGTAACCATAACCGGCAGTCGTTCGGTGAGGTAGCGAAGCATCTCGAAACTCGCCGATCCTGAGCCGATGATGACGGCCGCCTGCAGCACGACCGTCGGCACCCCGGACTCGGTCAGGATCCGCCCGACCTCCGCGCGGGAGGCAAGGTGCGGGGACAGCTGCTCGCCAACCGGGCTGATCCCGCCCAGATAGATGATCCGCCGCACGCCAGCCTGCCGGGCGGCGGCCGCGACCGTGTGAGCGGCGGCGCGGTCGCGTTCGACGAAGTCGCGGTGATGCAAGGAGTGCACCAGGTAGTAGAGGACATCCTGCCCAGCAAGAGCGGCGGCGATCTGGCCCGCGTCGGTGACATCCGCCGCGACGACCTCGACCCGGTGACGCCAGGGCGCGTCCGCCAGTTTGGCGGGGCTGCGGGCACCGGCCCGCACCGTGTGCCCCCGGTCGAGCAGTTCGGGGACGAGCCGGCTACCGACATAGCCAGTCGCGCCGACCACCACACATCTCATGCTCTGGCGCTTCCCGCTCTCGGCGCCTTCGACCCTCCACAACCTGGGCGTTCGCGGGACCGCACGATCCCCCGGCGTCCTACCGGAGTCCGGGCCGGGTGCCCATCGGAGTCCCGGTCAGGCCCAGAGCTGGCCCTCGAGCGCGGCCTCGGCCTCCTCCAGCGTCCCCGCGTAGGCGCCGGTGGACAGGTACTTCCAGCCGCCGTCGCAGACGATGAACGCGATGTCCGCGCGTCGGCCCTCCTTGACGGCGCGGTCGGCCTGGCCCAGCGCGGCGTGCAGGATCGCGCCCGTGGAGATGCCGGCGAAGATGCCCTCCTCGGCGACCAGCTCGCGGGTGCGCCGCAGCGCCTCCTTCGGGCCCACCGAGTACCGCGACGTCAGCACCGCCGGGTCGTAGAGCTCGGGCACGAAGCCCTCGTCGATGTTGCGCAGGCCGTAGACCAGCTCGCCGTAGCGCGGCTCGGCGGCGACGATCGTGATGCCCGGCACGCGCTCCCGCAGGTAGCGGCCGGTGCCCATCAGGGTCCCGGTGGTGCCCAGGCCGGCGACGAAGTGGGTGATGCTCGGCAGGTCCTCGAGGATCTCCGGGCCGGTCGTCTCGTAGTGCGCCTGCGCGTTCGCCGGGTTGCCGTACTGGTAGAGCATCACCCAGTCGGGGTGCTGCGCGGACAGCCGCTTGGCGACGGCGACCGCCTCGTTCGAGCCGCCGGCCGCCGGCGAGAAGATGATCTCCGCGCCCCACATCGCCAGAAGCTGCCGGCGCTCGATCGAGGTGTTCTCCGGCATGACGCAGGTCAGGCGGTAGCCCCGCTGGCGGCAGACCATCGCCAGCGAGATCCCGGTGTTGCCGGACGTCGGCTCGAGCACCATCGCGCCGGGGCTGAGCACGCCGCGCTTCTCGGCGTCCTGCACCATCCACAGCGCCGCCCGGTCCTTGATCGAGCCGGTGGGGTTGTCCTGCTCCAGCTTGGCCCACAGCCGCACGTCCGCGGACGGTGACAGCCTCGGCAGGCCGACGAGCGGTGTCCTGCCGACGGAGCCCACCAGGGAGTCGTAACGCATGATCTGCTACCGATCTGTGGCCTGCTCGCGGCCCGCGGTCAGCCGCCAGCGACGGCGGGCAGGATGGTGACCTTGCCCAAAGTCGCTGGCATCATGGCGGAGCCGCCAGCGACGGCGGGCAGAATAGTTACCTCGTCGCCGTCGGCGAGTTTCGCGTCGAGGCCGCCGAGGAAGCGGACGTCCTCGTCGTTGATGTAGACGTTGACGAAGCGGTGCAGTTCGCCCTCGCCCTCGCCGGACACCAGGCGGCCGCGGAGACCTTCGTGGCGGGCGTCGAGGTCGACGAACAGCGCGCCGAGGGTGTCCCCCGTGCCCTCCACGAGCTTCGAACCGCCGGTGTGGGTGCGCAGGATGGTCGGCACGCGGACCTTGACTGCCATGGTGTTCCTCGTCTCCTTCGGTTCGTTCGCGCCGCTCGCCCGCGGGCGACGGCGACACGCCCGGCGCGTCCGGGCGCGAAACGTACACGTAGAACCAGCGTCGTAACGAAACCAGCGTCCATGCTCGCCCGCGGCCGGACAGCCCGACCGGCGCGGCGAGCGGCCTCCAGTGTTTCAGGGTTCGCGGCCCGCGGGACCCGCTCTCACGAACATGATCACGTCTTTGTCGATCCCTACCGGGAACAC of the Pseudofrankia saprophytica genome contains:
- a CDS encoding cryptochrome/photolyase family protein, which codes for MVTTLAVFTRDLRVHDNPMLTAATDEAEFVVPLFVRDTGAPRDLFGSGNRERFLVECLADLDRSLRGLGGRLVVREGDPVEQVCRLADEVGAARVHIAADASAYAQRRQTTLRTALAERGRELRSHDEVHVVVAPGRVTPVGRDHFAVFSAYHRRWEDAPWRGVVSPPERIRLPKVDPGHVPPAGADGRQAGKGGSAGASAGGESASGFAGGESAGRRRAELWLGRDVEHYDDRRDLLAEDGTSRLSPYLHLGCLSARELATQAGRSDGARAFVRQLAWRDFYYQLLAARPDAAHDDYRRDRGGARDWRDDPEALDAWRSGHTGIPIVDAGMRQLLTEGWLPNRARMITASLLTKTLGLDWRAGAAHYLEHLVDGDLANNNLNWQWVAGTGTDTRPGRVLNPLRQAERYDPDGIYIRRYLPELAHLKTPEIHQPWRLPDHERRALDYPAPLRDPADGFRPVRS
- a CDS encoding DUF2867 domain-containing protein, which codes for MRCVVVGATGYVGSRLVPELLDRGHTVRAGARSPAKLADAPWRHRVEVVAADVTDAGQIAAALAGQDVLYYLVHSLHHRDFVERDRAAAHTVAAAARQAGVRRIIYLGGISPVGEQLSPHLASRAEVGRILTESGVPTVVLQAAVIIGSGSASFEMLRYLTERLPVMVTPRWVHTRVQPIAIQDVLYYLTRTADLVPAEVSRGFDIGGPEVLTYWEMMKRYAAVAGLPRRVVIPVPLLTPWLSAQWVNLVTPVPHSIAVPLISSLIHEVRCHDRDLATYVPDPARGLTDFDQAVALALARIREAAVPPNWSRAGIAVGEPQPPSDPLPMDPDWSGGTVYQDVRELPTTADAGQLWRAIEAVSSEYGWRPLPLAWSPSGWIDRLVGGAGGRGRRQLPRGPRVGEVLGWWRVEDVEQPRRLRLRPRLPLPGRAWLELSAVPDAEGAEGAQGAQGAQGAVYRQRAIFEPHGLAGHVGWKALAALHGAALGRMARGIVDLAEHPVPAEQPQVSTEQPSVPAEQLSVSTERPSASAGKPW
- a CDS encoding PLP-dependent cysteine synthase family protein, encoding MRYDSLVGSVGRTPLVGLPRLSPSADVRLWAKLEQDNPTGSIKDRAALWMVQDAEKRGVLSPGAMVLEPTSGNTGISLAMVCRQRGYRLTCVMPENTSIERRQLLAMWGAEIIFSPAAGGSNEAVAVAKRLSAQHPDWVMLYQYGNPANAQAHYETTGPEILEDLPSITHFVAGLGTTGTLMGTGRYLRERVPGITIVAAEPRYGELVYGLRNIDEGFVPELYDPAVLTSRYSVGPKEALRRTRELVAEEGIFAGISTGAILHAALGQADRAVKEGRRADIAFIVCDGGWKYLSTGAYAGTLEEAEAALEGQLWA
- a CDS encoding MoaD/ThiS family protein, encoding MAVKVRVPTILRTHTGGSKLVEGTGDTLGALFVDLDARHEGLRGRLVSGEGEGELHRFVNVYINDEDVRFLGGLDAKLADGDEVTILPAVAGGSAMMPATLGKVTILPAVAGG